The DNA segment CATTGCATCAGTACatcgacccctgaagcaggcacctttgttggcgccgaaacacggcccgtgtcgggtcattgattaataaagaactcctgttgtcctagttctgaaggcccagtgttgctttttgctTCTGGTTTGTCTGACTGTATactgtagtgccctctctgtctgtgttATATTATTCTTCTTTCATgttcagcatttggacgttttgtgtaaaacatccaaattcagatgtAGACAtaatatcgaaaatacccctccatgtaACTATGTTTGGATGGAGCTGTGTCTGTCCTGTTGCATGTATATGTTGCTCCTGCTATTGTCTAGGATGGATTCTCCACCAGATGTCATTCGCCTGCTGCCATAGAAAGTGTGATAATAGAAAATAAACATGTAGGAAAAGAGGGGATGGATGAGAGAGTTATAATATGAGCagctgaaggagtggcctagtggttaaaacacTGGTCTTGAattccagaggtggtcagttcaaatcccattgctgctccttgtgatctcaggcaagtcacttaaccctccattttctcagatacaaacttagattgtgagccctcctgggacagagaaatatccagagttcctgaatgcaactcaccttgagctactactgaaaaaggtgcgagtaaaatccaaataaattattttagattctgttgctactatctgagattttacatggaatgttgctgtagtggaggagtggcctagtggttagagcactggtcttgcaacccagaggtggctggttcaaatcccactgttgctgcttgtgattttgggcaagtcacataatcctccattttctcagatacaaacttagattgtgagtcctcctgggacagagaaatatccagtgtacctgaatgcaactcaccttgagctactactgaaaaaggtgtgagcaaaaaaatcGAAATAAATTTTAACTGTCCCTTGTCTTGAATCCTTACCCTAGACTGTTTGCTATAAATTCAAAATCATGTTAGCTTTGAAGTTCACTGGCTTATGTAAACTTCTTCTTCAGCAATAACGTAACAGTCCTACGAAAGGAACTGGaatctgagatttttttttaaatgtgaaaaTAATGCTTAATTTAAAAGGCAAATAATTATTAATTTAATGATTGATCCATAGACTGGTACCATAGACACAGTGAGGCAAAGGACCCTTTTGGACTGAAGAACCTAGTAAATTCTTGAGCTATAAATTCATATCAGAGGCAAACTCATGTGTATTCATGTTGGCATTGTGGTCCTGTGAAGCCTGAACTCTTTCCACcggatattcaaaagggtttaaccaggaaAGAAAGAAGTTCCTGCTCAGTTAAACCCCACTTAGTGACCCAGCTATCTCATGACTGGCTAGGTTAGGAGTGTGCTGGGGCAGAACACCTACTTAGCTGgttatataacatagtaacaacaGATaaggacctgaacagtccatccagtctgcccaacagtcacactcattatcatgattaaaccaacaatgaatgtgatataaaatacttgatcagtgtctctctttggcatttctgaaaCATAGACCATTGATATtctaaaccggattgccatatatgggagcCAGACCGTACATGCCtgtccagcaccagccttagttcttcacaaccagagtcaccatctaaagtgccacttgacatgcaaacacacatgcaaccatttaaggttttttttttaataccattcattttctaattagagatcctctgtgtttatccaatgcctttttgaattctgtcacagattttttttccacCACTTCCtgcaggagggtattccaggcatcaaccaccctctccataaaaaataattttctgacactaTTCTTAAGTCTACcactctgcaacctcaattcatgtcgtccagttttactgttttcccttttctggaaaatgtttgtttctatattaatacctttcaagtatttaaacatttttatcatATCCCTCttgtccctcctctcttcttgggtatacatattcaggtcttccagtctcttctcacacATCTTTTGATGCAAgtcccatactatttttgtcaccttcctctgaaccacttcaagtctttttacgttcttagcaagatacagcctccaaaactaaacacaatactccaaatggggtctcaccattgacttctacagggacatcaacatctcctttcttttgctggatatgcctctctatatacagcctagcatccttctggctatggctccACCTTGTCACATAGTTTCATtacctttaggtcctcagatactatcaccctagGGTCCCTTTCCCCATCTATGCATATCAACCTCTCACCTCTTAGCACATATGGCTTCCTTGGATatctactccctaagtgtatcactctgctcttctttgcattgaattttaatagcTAAACATTAGATCCTTTCTTTtaatgttttctactccctctggggtgtccactctgttataaatcttggcattatccacaaaaaggcaaaccttaccttctaacactatggcaatgtcacttacaaatatattgaatagaatcggccccagcactgatccatAAGTCACTCCActtctcacctttccttcctgtaAGTGAATTCtgttaaccaccaccctctggcatctgtttgtcaaccagtttctaatcctgttcaccactttgggtcctaacttcagcctgtcaagtttattcaaaagcctcctatgaggaactgtgtcaaaggctttgctaaaatctagttGTATGACATCTAGTGTAggtcctcgatccaattctcttcTTACTCTGTCAAAGtattcaatcagatttgtttggcacttagctggttaatggcaattttcagtccactaaccagctaagtaactgcataaatttaggacagcaaaaaggctaaaGTTAACTGgtaaccagtctgaatatcagttgGTGCCTGCTCAGTTAACTTCAGGGTGACCACCAATTCCCAGATACTCAATGCAGGAACCGCccatgccccagcattgaatatgtgggGTCAGTGAGTGCCTGTGAGTGAGACAGATGCTACAtactgtgaaaatgatgaggctactgtgatgatgaagctccctcctcaggctcccaggtccctctttcactcagggtgagctggttctcagtatgctgatttatgcaaattaatctaccacccttttctgctcagggtgacctgcttctcaaacagcaaacacagtcaggtttcacctctcaggctattttcatacacatctttattccagcctctggggcacacttcttttagcttaaaacactttcacaagcttaaacagttcttccagcttaaccatttcatttcttcctactcagtgcaatcttccattttaaacatttcttcttgcacagttcaatgtccatagatttcttccccctgagccctctcacacatccatttgggctcagtactaactcagtccccggacccacagtccccggacacacagtccctcttcactgttctagacacacaggcttttcagctgggacacacagtacctctttgaaCCCATAGTTCTtctacctggcactctagggccttcttcccccagccagcttccttcttgggaacacccagttctaccaccagtccaaagggcacagccagtacttctcatggggattccGCTTTGCTTTAGTTACCAGCTCTCTTttccagctgccagctctccttcctccctccacacctcaggaggagtataagtagttaatagccaaacaggacccagcccataacctgctgcacctgtttctatccccaggactctccccggtcctaacgacctccagctatcctccaggactcgccctggtcctagcgacctccagctatcctccaggactcgccccggtcctagcgacctccagctatacctcccctttctggctcccttcagcaactcacccagcccttttccctggacattttaggggaactacgccctctaggggcctaaccagggtaggacagcctcttccttcttacaataCCACTACAGACTGAATATCAGGCAGTCTATTTTTGCCAGatcatttactattactattgAGGAGTAGAAGCTGTTTACCATAGAGAATGAAAGACTAATTTCTAATCATTACAGCCAAAGGGTCCGCTGAAAGAATTTGCTGAACAATTTTACAGGAGATGCTCATCAAATTCCAGAAACCCATGTCCTTGTAAATAATGCTATGGGAATCTAAGCTGCATAATATAATTACATAAGATCTAAAACTCATATTTCCAGAATTCTAAGTgtggttttaaaattatttccctaTGGGAAATCTTAAAGCAATAATCTATTTACTGGTTACCATAAAAATCTATGAAAGCTTCCTTTCGGTGCCCATGTTGTCGTTGTGCAAAATAGACAGAAATGTGCTAATAAGAATTTCTCAGAATGTTACAAAACATTGAAAGCTATAAATTATTAAAAATATAATCTTGTCAATTTCATGACTACTTTATTCTCCTGTGGCTGTACACATTTACTTACAGGGGATAATTTCTAGAGCCTGTGGTAGATGTATGCACATGCTgtaacatttaaatatatatactGAGCATCACTATAAAAATAGACAGCAATACTCAGTATACATATTCACCAGTGATCACCATTGCTACTTTCTATTTAGTTTAAGTCTGCTAGTTAGAAGTTCTAaactagaggccaaccaaaaccaATGGTTTTGGTTTTGGTTCCAGCTGAAATCTAATCTGCAGACAAAATCTTCCATTCAGTTTTGGCCGGATCCGGAACCAGAACCAAAACCTGTGACTTCTTGATCATGCCATGCTTAATTCCAAAATAGTGGCTGCAAACGCCCATGGCAGACATggtggttactgacttttggaattggaccagagctttttctaagcaggtattgcagtacatgctttgaatctgtgattgtactgtggaaacctatgtgacccctgatgaaggtttttctgaaacttggccaggttgggtcctgctTCTATAAAAATTGACATTTGATAAACTTTTGCTGTCTTTCAGCGGCATactcgaaagagaaggatgcccatcttctgacacaaatcgggagatggccgtcctctcagggttgcccaaatcgccataatggaaagccgattttggatgtcctcaactgctttccgtcgcgaggacAACCAaggttcatgggggtgtgtcggcagtgtaccgaaggcaggacgggggcgtcctcggctgataatggaaaaaagaagggcatccctgacgagcatttggccgactttactcggTCAAATTTTTTCACGAACCAAGCCTCAAAACGGTgttcgaactgaccagatgaccaccgaagggaatcggggatgacctccccttactctcccagtgctcaccaaccccctttcactgtaaaaaaataaattaaaaaacattttttccagcttctatgccaacctcaaatgtcatacccagctccatcacagcagtatgcaggtccctggaacagtttttagtgggtgctgtgcacttcaggcagacggacccaggtccatccccccctaactgttacacttgtggtggtaaatgtgagccctccaaacccatcacaaacccactgtacccacatctaggtgccccccttcaccccttagggctatggtagtggtgtacagttgtggggagtgggtttggggggggggttggagggctcaacactcaaggtaagggagctatgcacctgggagcaatttctgaagtccactgcagtgccccctagggtacccggttggtgtcctggcatgtgagggggaccagtgcactatgaatgctggctcctccaatgaccaaagggcttgcattttgttgtttttgagatgagcgtccttggtttccattattggcgaaaaccgaggtcttccatctctaaggtcgacctaaatgttactacttacttactactacttaacatttctaaagcgctactagggttacgcagcgctgtacaatttaacatggaaggacaatccctgctcaaggaacttacaatctaaaagacaagtgtacaatctaaagacaagtttataatctaaaagacaggtgtacaatctagagacaagtgcacaatctaaaagacaagtgtagagtcaatctgatagggcatactaaatttctcgaaaggttaggttgggcgtccccgaccgtattattgaaacgaaagatggacgcccatcttgtttcgataatacgggatgccccgccccttcacagggacgtccttagagatgggtgcccttagagatgggcatccctgttcgaaaatgctcctccacgtccttccttggattgctgctgctgtttgcttGTCCATTAACAGATGTATAACGGCACAGTGTGTAGATTGTAAGGGGGTGTGATGTGGGAAGGGCTAGTGCAGATCCAAAATCTATACATGTATTCCTGTTTCATAAAGCAggagaggagtaacctagtggtcaacctgggcttgacatccaggggaagctggctcaaatcccactggtgatcttggacaagtcacttaactttcaatTGCCTCAGACACAAAATTAGACGATAAGCCTTCCAGCACCAGGGTAATACCTAGAAgatctgaaagtaactcacctagATCGACTACCAAAAAGGaatcagcaaaatcaaaataaataaatattgatcatgcatttgatataccatttttctattgtttccatattatatacaggtattttttctGTCCATAGTAGAATCACAGTCAATTTTCTTCCATGGGGTAattaagggttaagtgacttgcctatgaTCACAAGGAACTACATGGTAATTGAATCtagttctcctggttctcagcccaattGAATAACCATTAGGACACTCCTCTAATATTTGAATGTTGATATTGACAGATGCTCCTTTGCACATCTATGTCCTAAAAAAAAGAGCTCATTCAGGCCATCCGTTTACAGGAGGGATAAAGGTAGTTCTcccccttaatcctccactgcctaccccccccccccccattaaatatatatataggcgtttgctgccagctgatttccactacaagctaaaaatgctattgcagcttagtaaaagaccctcagtTTTCCTATAtgattatgtttttatatttttcttttggagTTTTTATATATTAATTTCTTTTACAATTATACATCAAGGTTTATTCTTGATTTATAAttgtaaattcaataaatataaattaaaaattaaaacatctaTATATATGTAATTCATAGGAGGTTACCGatgatgttatatttatttataagatttatttactgcctttatgaAAGAATTCACTTATGATTGTGTACAGCAAGAAGAAGTCAAACTTTGACaatagacaattagagcagtaaaaatattcaaataatacaaagtacagatttacaatgtcaacatattttaatagacagcatagggtgaaagcaaagatggaacatatagatagataagacagagtaacaggagttggaaaataaggggactgattaaaagaaagttgcacataggTCAGaagtattatctcagctaggaaaggagtggataaatatgtcctatTATAGGATGTGCAGCTGGTGTGGTGTGTGtatccaagctttcacctgctttctgaagtagagagggACTTCTGTTAAGCAAAGTATTTAagtgagtgcattccagagtgtccgggctactccagagaaggctcattgGCAGGTACCatattgtgtgatgtccttttgagagggtgtggttagggatactgctTGGGAGGAAGTGTGATGAAGGAGATCCTGTTcgtcaagtactctgggccatttcctttaagggccttgaagatcagacaagaGTTTACAGTACAAAGTTGTTCAGATTTTGCCCTCCAAACGtgtatagcctttatctctgttatttgtaacctcacttttggtacctttttgctaagtgggcacatttacacctgcttgtgAGCAGGTCTAAATATCCACTTCTGTAATGCAGGTGCAATTTCTGCTTAGgctggtaattaaaaaaaaacctacagatgcctatgtttactaaggggtgctatgggcacgttagcggtTTTAATGCGCGTAAGCTGTTTACgagtgttaaacgctaacacgcccatagaaatgtataggcgcattagagTTTAATGTGCCTTCATTTTACAGGTGTGTTAGAAACgctaacacatcttagtaaacatactcctatatctactataataatttgcacctccaacattctgaagctgactgccaggaagttgaagcctggttcgtaatgtctgaagccttccgttGATGTCATCATGTTGCCTGGGAAAACGCAACGTGTCTCAAGCGCGGGTGCTACGAGTTAGCAGTACTCAGAGTACATGCTGGGTCAACAGGTAGGCAGCAGGTACAAAGAGTAGTCAGAGAGCCAGGCAGAGTTCAGCAACAAGGAATCAAGCAGATAGAAAGTAAGTAACAGGGAAAAACAAACACCTACCGAGGTAGAAGCAGAGTGCAGGAGGAGAGATCCGTAGATacagtgctggcgtctgacgtcagcaggggTCTAGCAAGAAAGGAAGAACAGCCATAGGGCGCGAAGAAGGAGAGGAAATCATCTGGGCCAATAGAAAAGGATCAGAGGGAGGCTATGAAGGAAAAGAGACACCAGATTGGCtagcagaggggagaggggaggagccgcgatGACAGGAGTGGCGAATCCGGACGAGTCAGGGCCGAGCCAGTGTGAGACGAGCTGTGACGCGGAGTGCCCAAAAAAATAGCAAAACAGCCCAGCCTGCGTGTGCCGGAGGTGCGCACTACGTGGCTAAGGCAGCCCAGGCTCCGTGTTCCCCAATGACGCCGCCTGGACAGGGGTAGgatgaggaagggaaggagggagggagggagggaggtagggagggggccctggaaccttgctagtacccgtttcctttctgttggaaacagacctcttttactagtgtctttataaaacagggcCTAAATAAGCACTAATAAGTGTCTTAAACTAGATTGCACCTTATAAAAGTATATaaagtagcataatggttagtgctATGAGTTAATAACCTGGGGAtgtaggttcgattcccactacagctccttgtgatctttggcaagtcacttaaccccagtgatgtgctggagctgTCTCACATTTGGCCAattttgcaagccggttgttactATAATCAcctggggcaggagcgatcctcatacgctcctgcccatgcagttTCTACTCTTGTCCATATTATTGAAAATGTCTGTCGTGAGTTCCCACAAcaatctcatgagactgctgcGAGTTCCCATGGCAATCTCGCAAGACTGCCGCTGAAACTTTAGCATTTATGTGAAGGTTTGTTACTGTTTAGTAGTCTCAATGTTTCCTAGTTTCTATTCATTTCCCCCTTATTCTCTGTCTTCTTTGTTACAGCACTCTTATGGAGCATGAGTACAAGGAAAGAGGAAATCACTCTGGTGTGACAGAATTCCTGATTTTGGGGTTTCCAGAATTCCCAGAGCTGCAGCTCCCTCTCTTCACTCTCTTCTCACTCCTCTACATGATGGCCTTGCTGGGAAACCTCCTTATTATCTGCATAGTGTGTGTTGATCGACACCTCCACAACCCAATGTATTTCTTCTTGGCCAACTTGTCTTTCCTAGATATCACTTCTGTGACGGTCACTATGCCAAAATTACTGACAATCCTCCTGGCACAAAATAATACCATATCTTTCAATGCTTGTATTTTACAGATGTGTTGCTTTAACTCTCTTATTGAGGTAGAATTTCTGCTTCTCACTGCCATGGCCTATGATCGTTATGTTGCAATATGCAATCCTCTACGCTACCCCATCATCATGAATAAGAGGGCTTGTGCTCTTCTGGCAGCTGCCTCATGGATAATGGCTCTTCCAGAGACATTGCCACATGCTACTGTCGTATCCCAGTTTTCATTTTGTAACTCTAGTGTAATAAATCACTTCTTCTGTGATTTAACAGCACTGCTGAAACTTTCCTGCACAGATACCACAGTTATTGACACTATGACTTTTGCGATATCCGTGTTTTCGGTCTTTATCCCGTTTTTATTAACTCTGACATCCTATGTGTTTATCATCTCCACCATACTGAAAATCCGTACTAAGGAAGGGAAAAGCAAGGCCTTCTCCACCTGTTCCTCCCACCTGACAGTCATCAGTCTGTTATATGGGACACTGATAGGAGTTTATGTGCAACCCAATTCAGGTGACTCTGCAAAATCAAATAAACTGCCTACTGCAATATATGTAGTCACTCTCCCACTGCTGAACCCACTTATTTATAGCTTGAGAAGTAAAGAGTTAAATGTGGCCCTGAAAAAAGCCATCAGCAGAAAGTCCGTTTTTGTCAATCTCTGAACACGTTTGGAAGTGCAGAGGTCAGACATGAAAATATAACTGTAGATTACTGTAGCAGATGATGATCTTCTGAATTTCATTGATTTGGATATATCTGATTTAGTAATGCAGGCAACATCCAAAGCATATAAGAAATTAAGTGGAGTGGGGTATGCCAGGGCCAAGAATTCAGTGATACCAGCAAGgaaagcttttttttatttattattattttatttattcattttatattacatttatgtccaatacataaatgggaaagaaaagagaaaatatcaattaaaacaaacattaaggaaaaatatcatctttgttagtcaACATTATTATCCACAATtgagggatccaagatcaggaaaacaatctcaaagaaaataagaaaaacacggaatggttaatcttacaattcatattttctgagggaggaaggttaatcggcaattgcagccggtacagtgataacttaaaggaagttgctgcagagggttcttcatctgttcttttaactccacaaactcttataatttcctgggtttaacaaataagtaatcaggaaataaaacacttacaaaggaatcgctctaggaaggttccacctagggcaatgattcttggcttaaaagccaagagttcacacctcctagtctgtgattcccttgataagtcaggaaatatatttatctttgaacccaaaaaaactatcagccatatgtcggaaatacaatttcaaaacattgttcctatctaaatcaaaggcaaaagtcccTAATAGTATACATCcataaataaaagctgggtcctcctccaggGAATTGacaggaggaggtataacgtggatccagcttttgcctattttctccatccatgtgcagtttttctcctttcttctttccctcacctccatccatgtgcaacttcttttttctttccacccctccatccatgtccagcacttctcctctctcttcccctcaatccatgtccagcacttctcctctctcctcccctccatccatgtccagcatttctcctctcttccctcccctgtatccataaaAGCAATAatgctctctcccctctcctccacccaagtccagtatttctcctctctccccgccaaccctccatcatccatgtccagcaattctcctctctcccctgccctcccctttcatccctgtccagcgattctcatctctcccctgccctcccctctcatcaatGCCAAGCGATTCTCtactgtcccctgccctcccttcccatccatgtccagcgattctcctctttttcATGcctagtgattctcctctctcccctgccctcccttcccatccatgtccagcaattctctcttccctgccctcccctcccatccatgtccagcgattctcctctttttcATGcctagtgattctcctctctcccctgaccttccctcccatccatgtccagcaattctctcttccctgccctcccctcccatccatgcccagcaattctcctctctcccctgcccttccctctcccatgtccaacgattcttcttccagcccatcctcctcccagcccgtcctccttctccactgcctgccagtgTCAGACTCAGCagagcgaacggtgcaggcagcgattgaaagaggctgtcagcgTCAGAGATTCCCTCTGCAAGtgccgcctatgcggaaacaggaagttgaaacaacataggcgggactcgcagagggaagctccgatgctgacagcctctttcaattgctgcctgcaccattcgcgctgctgagtcttaaaaaaaagtaAGTAGGGGACTGATaggaagtgcaggactcgccggggggagggggggataaaaaaaaggtgccggtacgccgtaccattgcgtaccggcacaaaaaaagcactgcctctcagccacctcttctccttctgctatGTATGTGCTAAACAAACAATTCTTGCATCTTGTactgcagctggtcaacaggattgcaagggacagcagtggactctaatacaTTGGACTCTGATAGTGATGATCGTTTCTACCCGATTCATTGTAcaaatgtcttgttctctattggacacactcagttgtggctccttgtggggtggggatgggggaggggaagaggccctgagaatggatgtgtgcatccctcatggtcaagggctccccattctctgtatgttctctgcattcaaatcttacctctattttcaccaggtttgccagtggttgctgtgcagtggtggaaggagacgccacttgctgcatcagggctgtactgtgtgctTGCAGGTCATGCTGTAGGCCcttgatgctgtgctccagccgttggagctgctgtaccgctt comes from the Microcaecilia unicolor unplaced genomic scaffold, aMicUni1.1, whole genome shotgun sequence genome and includes:
- the LOC115459625 gene encoding olfactory receptor 3-like; the encoded protein is AYLQNRELGDVLTAHRDLLNQPVAAKELQKAIGALKHHSAPGPDGLSGEFYKMLKMQILGPLMDYLNSVVEEGSLPRHENMAAICLIPKKDKDPLEPSSYQPISLINVEVKLLSRILADRLAPLMPQLVHEEQAGFVRGRQSVLNVRKLILAVLSGEHPETEKMLASLDAERAFDRVEWPFLFEVLKDRGMSGWFLQAVRSLYTTPRAKIRVNGVLTESFAIERGTRQGCPLSPLLFLLTLEPLLAEIRENTDIKGIQVSGREIKVLAYADDVLMLLSEPQSSLPALLSVLDSTLMEHEYKERGNHSGVTEFLILGFPEFPELQLPLFTLFSLLYMMALLGNLLIICIVCVDRHLHNPMYFFLANLSFLDITSVTVTMPKLLTILLAQNNTISFNACILQMCCFNSLIEVEFLLLTAMAYDRYVAICNPLRYPIIMNKRACALLAAASWIMALPETLPHATVVSQFSFCNSSVINHFFCDLTALLKLSCTDTTVIDTMTFAISVFSVFIPFLLTLTSYVFIISTILKIRTKEGKSKAFSTCSSHLTVISLLYGTLIGVYVQPNSGDSAKSNKLPTAIYVVTLPLLNPLIYSLRSKELNVALKKAISRKSVFVNL